The DNA region AGCCGGACCACCGCGCCCGCGTCCTTCAGCACGCAGGTGATCTTCTCGCTGTCGGTGTGCCGGACCGCGTTGGTGAACAGCTCGGTGACCACCAGACCGGCGTCGTCCCACACCTCGGGCGTACAGCCCCACTCGCTCAGGCGCGCACGTATGCGCCCGCGGGCGTCCGCCACGGACGCGCTCTGCGCGGGCAGCCGGAAGACGTCACGGCGGCCGAGGTCGCCGACACCCTCCCGGCGGCCGAGCCGGACGGTGTCAGAGGAAGGAACCACCCCGTAACTATGAGGCTCGCCCGGGACACATGGCAAGCGTCGTTCTGTAATTTGCAGAATCGTGGGGAACACGCTGTTCGCGGTCGTGACGACATGACACACTACGTGTCAGTCAAGGGAGTTGGAGGGCAGGCACGTGATGGACCCCCGGCCGGGAGGTGCCCCGACCGTTCTCCGCATGGTGCTCGGCAAGCGCCTCCAGGACCTCCGGGAGAAGGCCGGCCTCAGCTACGAGGAAGCCGGACGCGCACTCGATGTGACGCACGCCACCATCCGCCGGATGGAAAAGGCGGAAGTGGGACTGAAGCTCCCGTACGTCGAGAAACTCCTGATCACGTACGGAATCACCGA from Actinacidiphila sp. DG2A-62 includes:
- a CDS encoding ATP-binding protein — protein: MVPSSDTVRLGRREGVGDLGRRDVFRLPAQSASVADARGRIRARLSEWGCTPEVWDDAGLVVTELFTNAVRHTDSEKITCVLKDAGAVVRLEVADQGCGTGAPVPCVAEADEEGGRGLLLVSVLALAWGSQPADSGTGRVVWAELAAHRTPR